The Pseudomonas sp. KU26590 genomic sequence GCCCGGACGCAGGAGCGCAGGGTCGAGGACGTCTGGACGGTTAGTAGCCGCGATCACGATGATGCCGTCGTTCATTTCAAAGCCGTCCATCTCAACCAGCAACTGGTTGAGCGTCTGCTCACGTTCATCATGACCGCCGCCCATGCCGCCGCCACGGTGGCGGCCTACGGCATCGATTTCGTCGATGAAGATGATGCAAGGCGCGTGTTTCTTGGCCTGTTCAAACATGTCGCGAACACGGCTCGCACCCACGCCAACGAACATTTCGACGAAGTCGGAACCGGAGATTGTGAAGAACGGTACCTTGGCCTCACCCGCGATAGCCTTCGCGATCAGGGTTTTACCTGTACCTGGAGGGCCTACCATCAGGACGCCACGAGGGATGCGACCACCCAGGCGCTGGAACTTGCCCGGGTCGCGAAGAAACTCGACGAGCTCGCCCACTTCCTCTTTGGCTTCATCACAACCGGCCACGTCAGCCAATGTTGTTTTGACCTGATCCTCAGACAGCAGACGCGCCTTGCTTTTACCAAAGCTCATCGGTCCGCCTTTGCCCCCTGCACCACCTTGCATCTGGCGCATGAAGAACATGAAGACAGCAATAATGACGAGGATAGGGAAGCTGGCGACGAGAAGCTGAGTCCAGATGCTTTGCTGCTCTGGCTGCTTGCCCTCGATCACAACCTTGTTGTCGACCAAATCACCGATCAGGCCGTTGTCCTGAATGGCCGGGCGAATAGTCTTGAAGGAGTCACCGTCGCTGCGCTTTCCGGTGATGACGTAACCGTCAACGGCAACTTTCTCGACCTTGCCGTCTTTCACCTGTTGGATGAATTCGGAATAGTTGAGGGTCTGCGGCTCGTTAGGACTGGAGAAGTTGTTCATCACGGTCACGAGAACCGCCGCGATGATCAACCACAGGATCAAATTCTTTGCCATATCGTTCAATTAGCTACCCTCTGAAGCAAGCTCCATGCTGGAGCGTGCCTCGCATGATATTTACCGGCCTAACGTACTACAGATCCTACAGGCGTGGCAGGCGGCGTCTGTAACCCTTTGTGAAACTTTGACTACGCGATGTTGGTTACGCTCCCTTGATAAAGCCATTTGAAAAAAGCTATCGCTTGATCAAAGGCGCTCATCGCTCGCTGATCCCTCTATGCCGCGGAACCCGCGACCCAACAAATACTGCTCTCTGGAACGATCTCGCGACGACAACGGCTTGCGCATCTGCACCTTGTCGAACAGCTTGCGGATGTCCTTGTGGTACACATCAAAGCCCTCACCCTGGAAGACTTTAATCAGAAAATCTCCACCAGGGCGCAGCACACGGCCGGCCAGATCAAGCGCCAGCTCACAAAGGAACATTGCGCGCGGCATGTCCACAGCGCTCAATCCACTCATATTGGGGGCCATATCGGAAATCACAAGGTCCACCTGTGTATTACCGACGGCCTCGAGGATCTGCGCAAGCACTTCATCCTGGGTGAAATCCCCCTGGATGAAGGTCACGTCGGGGATGCTGTCCATTTCCAGGATGTCGGAAGCGATCAACCGGCCTTGACCACCAATCAGACGACTGGTCACCTGCGACCAGCCACCGGGCGCTGCGCCCAGGTCGATCACCGTCATGCCGGGACGGATGATTTTGTCCTTCTCCTGAATCTCGAGAAGCTTGTAACTGGCGCGGGAACGGTAGCCGTCCCGCTGCGCCATTTTGACGTACTTGTCGTCGAAGTGTTCTTTAAGCCAGTTATGGCTGGTTTTGGAACGTGCCACGGAGCACCTCAAAAAATTAGGACGAGTCGCGATTAACCGGGCGGTCCCGGACTCGCTCGGGTAAACTGGCCGCCGCTTTTTACAAGATCAGACGCAGAGGTCAGATTATGCCGCTCACTCAAGAGCAGAAGAAACAATACAAATCCATTGGTCACCATCTGAAACCGGTGTTGATGGTGGCGGACAATGGTCTGACTGAAGGTGTGTTGGCCGAACTGGAGCGCGCGCTGGGCGATCACGAGTTGATCAAGATCAAACTCAACATCCTCGACCGCGAAAGCCGCCTGGCAGCCATCGCTGAACTGTGCAAAGTCGGCAAAGCCGATCTGGTGCAGGTTATCGGCAAAATGGCGCTGATTTACCGCAAAAACTTGAAGGTAAACAAGCAGCTGTCCAACGTCCACCGCTTCAACTGATTCTGTCGGGTCAGCGGCGAACACGCGCTGACCTGCCGCTTCGGCGTCCACCTTTAAAGATGAGCGCCGAACCGGTCAGACCGGACATGGACCGCAGGCTCGAAAGGTCAGTCGTTGACCATCGAACCCGCTGGCTGAATCAACACCCGCGCAATGCGGGTGTCGATCATCAAACGTGACGCACTTCCACGATTTCGTACTCGATCACACCGCTCGGTGTTTTCACAGAGACGACATCGCCCTCTTCCTTGCCAATCAACGCGCGTGCAAGCGGCGAACCCACCGAAATCTTGCCCAGTTTGAAGTCGGCTTCGTCTTCACCCACGATATGGTAGGTGACGCGCTCGTCCGTCTCCACGTTAGCGATTTCGACGGTGGTGCCGAAGATCACCTTGCCGGTGTGGGCAATGGTAGTGACGTCGATGATCACCTGATTCTGGATCCGGCCTTCGATATCGCGGATGCGCGCTTCGACCATGCCCTGCTGTTCGCGGGCCGCATGGTACTCGGCGTTTTCCTTGAGATCGCCCAGCTCGCGCGCAGTCCCGATGTCCTGGCTGAGCTTGGGACGAACGACCTTGGTCAGGTGTGCGTGTTCCTCTTCCAGGGCGCGAGCGCCCTGAACGGTCATTGGGTACTTGATCATGCTTTCAGTCCTGCGTGTAGATCCTGCAAGCGGCGTACGGTTTTTTCAGGGCCGAACTTCAGCGCTTCACAGATGGCCTCGCCCGCAGCGATGGTCGTGGTGCAGTAGATCTTGTGCTGCAGGGCATTGCGGCGAATGGAGTAGGAATCCGCGATCGACTGGCGCCCTTCGGTGGTATTGATGATCAGCGTGACTTCGTCATTCTTGATCATGTCGACCACGTGTGGACGGCCCTCGGTCACCTTGTTGACGCGCCGGACTTTCAGGCCGGCCTCTTCGATCAGGCGTGCGGTGCCGGCGGTTGCGACGATGTCGAAACCCAGTTCAATCAAGCTGCGCGCGACACCTGCCACCAGTGGCTTGTCGTCGTCACGCACGCTGATGAATGCAGTACCGCCAGTCGGCAGCACTTCACTGGCGCCCATCTGGGCTTTCGCGAAGGCTTCGCCGAAGGTGTCACCGACACCCATGACTTCGCCGGTCGACTTCATCTCTGGGCCGAGGATCGGATCAACGCCCGGGAACTTGGCGAAGGGGAACACCGCCTCTTTCACGCTGTAGAAGTTCGGAATGATTTCTTTGGTGAAGCCGAGTTCTTTCAGCGTTTTGCCGGCCATGACGCGAGCCGCAATCATCGCCAGTGACACACCGATGCACTTCGAAACGAACGGCACCGTACGCGATGCGCGCGGATTCACTTCGATGACGTAGATGTCTTCACCCTGCAATGCCAGTTGCACGTTCATCAGACCGACAACGCCCAGCTCCAGGGCCATTTTCTTGACCTGCTCACGCATTTCGTCCTGGATATGCGCAGGCAGCGAATACGGTGGCAGCGAGCATGCCGAGTCACCTGAGTGAACGCCGGCCTGTTCGATGTGCTGCATGATTGCGCCGATCACCACGTCGGTACCGTCGCAGACCGCATCAACGTCCATTTCGATGGCGCAGTTCAGGAAGTGGTCAAGCAGCACCGGGCTGTCGTTGGACACTTGAACCGCTTCACGCAGGTAGCGCTTGAGTTCGTCTTCTTCGTAGACGATCTCCATCGCACGGCCGCCCAGTACATAGGACGGACGCACCACCAGCGGGTAGCCGATCTTCGCAGCAGCCCGAATGGCTTCGTCTTCGCTGCGCACGGTAGCGTTTGGCGGCTGACGCAGGTTCAGTCGCTCGACCATTTGCTGGAAGCGCTCGCGGTCTTCTGCACGGTCAATGGCATCCGGGCTGGTGCCGATGATCGGCACGCCTGCGGCTTCCAGTGCGCGCGCCAGTTTCAGCGGGGTCTGGCCGCCGTACTGGACGATCACGCCTTTCGGCTTCTCGACGCGGACGATTTCCAGCACGTCCTCCAGGGTCACTGGCTCGAAGTACAGGCGGTCGGACGTGTCGTAGTCGGTCGATACGGTTTCCGGGTTGCAGTTGACCATGATGGTCTCGTACCCGTCTTCACGCAGCGCCAGTGCAGCGTGCACGCAGCAGTAGTCAAACTCGATGCCCTGGCCAATGCGGTTCGGACCGCCGCCCAGGATCATGATCTTGTCGCGATTCGTCGGGTTAGCTTCGCACTCTTCCTCATACGTGGAGTACATGTACGCAGTGTCGGTGGCGAACTCGGCGGCGCACGTGTCAACGCGCTTGTAGACAGGCAGCACGTCTAGCTTGTGACGGTGCGTGCGCAGGTTTTTCTCGGTCACACCCAGCAGCTTGGCCAGGCGTGCATCGGAGAAGCCCTTGCGCTTGAGGCGATACATCAGGTCGCGATCAATAGCCGACAGGCCAAGCGTCTTGACCTTCTCTTCGTCCTTGATCAGATCTTCGATCTGCACAAGGAACCAGGGGTCGATCATGTTCATGCCGAAAATCTGTTCAACCGTCATGCCGGCACGGAAAGCGTCGGCGACGTACCAGATGCGCTCGGCACCTGGAACCGTCAGCTCGCGCTTGAGAATGCTCATGCTTTCCGGATTGCTCAGATCCAGCTTCGGATCGAGACCGCTGACACCCACTTCAAGGCCGCGCAGGGCTTTCTGCAGGGATTCCTGAAAGGTCCGGCCGATGGCCATGACTTCGCCAACCGATTTCATCTGAGTGGTCAGGCGGGCGTCGGCCTTGGGGAATTTCTCGAAGGCAAAACGTGGCAGCTTGGTGACGACGTAGTCGATCGATGGCTCGAACGACGCAGGGGTCTTGCCGCCGGTGATTTCGTTCTGCAACTCGTCCAGCGTGTAGCCGACAGCCAGCTTGGCCGCAACTCGCGCGATCGGGAAGCCGGTGGCCTTGGACGCCAGCGCAGAAGAGCGAGAGACCCGTGGGTTCATCTCGATCACGACCATACGGCCGGTGTCCGGGCAGATACCGAACTGAACGTTCGAGCCGCCTGTTTCGACGCCGATCTCACGCAGGACCGCCAGCGAGGCGTTGCGCAGGATCTGATATTCCTTGTCCGTGAGCGTCTGTGCCGGCGCGACGGTGATGGAGTCGCCGGTGTGGACGCCCATCGGGTCGAAGTTTTCGATGGAGCAGACGATGATGCAGTTGTCCTTTTTGTCGCGGACAACTTCCATTTCGTATTCTTTCCAGCCGATCAGCGATTCGTCGATCAGCAGTTCTTTGGTCGGCGACAGGTCGAGACCGCGGGCGCAGATTTCTTCGAATTCTTCACGGTTGTACGCGATGCCGCCACCGGTGCCGCCCATGGTGAAGGACGGACGAATGATGCACGGGAAGCCCAGCTTTTCGAGGACCACATTGGCCTCTTCCATGCTGTGGGCGATACCGGAACGCGGACACGCCAGGCCGATGGACTTCATGGCCTTGTCGAAACGCGAGCGGTCTTCAGCCTTATCGATGGTGTCGGCATTGGCGCCGATCATTTCAACGCCGAACTTCTCCAGAACGCCTTCGCGCTCCAGATCCAGTGCACAGTTCAGCGCGGTCTGGCCGCCCATGGTTGGCAGCAGCGCGTCAGGGCGTTCTTTCTCGATGATCTTGGCGACAGTCGCCCATTTGATCGGCTCGATGTAGGTCGCATCCGCCATGTCCGGGTCGGTCATGATGGTGGCCGGGTTCGAGTTGACCAGAATGACGCGGTAACCCTCTTCGCGCAGGGCCTTGCAGGCCTGGGCGCCGGAGTAGTCGAATTCGCAGGCCTGGCCGATCACGATCGGGCCAGCACCAAGAATCAGGATGCTTTTAATGTCTGTACGTTTTGGCATGGGTTGTCACTCGAATCCTGTGTCAGTCGGCAAGCCGTCTTGAACATCTCAGGTGCCGGGCGGGCTGTCGGATCGGGTCCGGTCCGCCGCGGTCACCTGCTCGCTACAGTCGCAAGGCAGCCTTAGCGGCGCTTGTCCATGGCTGTGATGAAGCGATCGAACAGTGGCGCGACGTCGGTCGGGCCCGGGCTCGCTTCAGGGTGACCCTGGAAGCTGAACGCGTCCTTGTCGGTGCGCTCGATGCCTTGAAGACTGCCATCGAACAGCGACTTGTGAATCGCGCGAACGTTGCTCGGCAAGGTTGCCTCGTCCACCGCAAAACCGTGGTTCTGGCTGGTAATCATGACCACACCGGTGTCGAGGTCCTGAACAGGGTGGTTGGCGCCATGGTGGCCCAGGTCCATCTTGATGGTCCGAGCGCCGGAAGCGAGCGCCAACAGCTGGTGACCCAGGCAGATACCGAACACCGGAATGTCGGTCTCCAGCACATCCTTGATCGCCTGAATGGCGTAGTCGCAAGGCTCCGGATCGCCAGGGCCGTTGGACAGGAAAATGCCGTCCGGCTTGAGTGCAAGCACTTCACTGGCCGGGGTTTGCGCAGGTACGACCGTCACACGGCAACCGCGCTCGACCAGCATGCGCAGGATATTGAGCTTGACGCCGTAGTCCCAGGCGACCACGTGGTACTTCAAGTCGGCTGCGGCGACTTCGGGGCTGCTGTCGGACTGCAGGTTCCAGACCGTGGAGCGCCACTCGTAAGTCTCTTTGGTGCTGACGTCCTTGGCGAGGTCCATGCCTTTCAGGCCCGGGAAACCTCGTGCTGCCGCGATGGCTGCTTCTTCGGAAATGTTGTCGCCAGCCATGATGCAGCCGTTCTGTGCGCCCTTCTCGCGAAGGATGCGCGTCAGGCGGCGCGTGTCGATACCCGCAATCGCAACGGTTTTGTTGGCTTTCAGATACTCGTCCAGCGGCATCTTGTTACGCCAGTTGCTCGCAACCAGTGGCAGGTCGCGAATCACCAGACCCGCCGCCCAGACGCGGTCAGATTCGGCATCTTCCGGCGTGGTGCCGGTGTTGCCGATGTGCGGGTAAGTCAGGGTGACGATTTGCTGGGCATAGGAAGGATCGGTAAGAATTTCCTGATAGCCGGTCATTGCGGTGTTAAACACCACTTCACCAACGGTTTGACCGTCGGCACCAATGGCTTCGCCGCGAAAAATGCTGCCATCAGCAAGGGCGAGTATGGCTGGCTTAGTCAAGAAGACCTCCCGTAATAAAGCCTGAAAGGGCGATCGCAGGTTGTAAAAAAGCGGAATGACGTATAGACACGTCACCCCGCTTTTTTCATAGAATTATCTGCGCGCTTTTAGTGGACACACTAAAGCTGTAGCTTACAGAAAGAGGTCTTTTTAATCCACCGCTAAAATTGCCCTGAGGGCTGGGGAGTGCGACGGAACATCGCGTAGCGGGTGTGTAATGGCTTGGAACTGCCGGCAGGATACAGGGAAAGCCCTTATCCTGCCCGCATTGTTACCTGTCGCGTCTCGAGCGCCGCAAGACTCAGCGCAGATCGAGGACGTCCTGCATGTCGTAAAGACCCGGCGCCTTGCCATCGAGCCACAGCGCGGCACGCACTGCACCCTTGGCGAATGTCATGCGACTCGACGCCTTGTGCGTAATCTCCAGACGCTCACCCTCGGCGGCGAAAAGCACAGTGTGATCCCCTACGACGTCACCGCCACGGACCGTGGCGAAGCCGATGGCCTCGCGCTCACGAACGCCCGTGTAACCCTCACGACCGTAGACGGCGACTTTGCTCAAATCACGCCCCAGAGCATTGGCAACGACCTCACCCATGCTGACCGCCGTACCCGACGGCGCGTCAACCTTGTTGCGGTGATGAGCTTCGATGATTTCGATGTCCGCATCTTCACCCATCACTCGCGCCGCCAGATCCAGCAGCTTGAACGACAGGTTCACCCCCACACTGAAATTGGACGCGAAGACGACAGGAATATCCCGGCTCGCCTCCACCAGCAGGTGTTTTTGCTCGACGCTCAAGCCGGTGGTACCAATGACCATTGCTTTGCCAGCCTGACGGCAGAACGCCAGGTTTTTCAGCATGACGTCCGGCAATGTAAAGTCGATCAGCACGTCGAACTCGTCGGCAACCTGCTCCAGGCTACTGGTCAACTGAACACCGATACGCCCCAGCGACGCGAGTTCACCGGCGTCGGCACCGATCATCGTGCTGCCGGGACGAACGATTGCCGCAGTCAGTCCGGTGAGCGGCGCACGATCCTGCACCGCGTCGATGAGGTTCTTGCCCATGCGCCCGGCGGCGCCCATCACAGCAATACGTCGCATGCCCTGCCCCTTAGAGATCGCCGAAGAAGCGCTTCACGCCTTCGAACCAGCCGCTGGCCTTGGGCGAATGGGAGCTGTCGCCGTCAAGGGATGCGCGAAGCTCTTCAAGTAACTCGCGCTGACGACGCCCCAGGTTGACCGGGGTCTCGACGGCGACACGG encodes the following:
- a CDS encoding YhbY family RNA-binding protein is translated as MPLTQEQKKQYKSIGHHLKPVLMVADNGLTEGVLAELERALGDHELIKIKLNILDRESRLAAIAELCKVGKADLVQVIGKMALIYRKNLKVNKQLSNVHRFN
- the rlmE gene encoding 23S rRNA (uridine(2552)-2'-O)-methyltransferase RlmE is translated as MARSKTSHNWLKEHFDDKYVKMAQRDGYRSRASYKLLEIQEKDKIIRPGMTVIDLGAAPGGWSQVTSRLIGGQGRLIASDILEMDSIPDVTFIQGDFTQDEVLAQILEAVGNTQVDLVISDMAPNMSGLSAVDMPRAMFLCELALDLAGRVLRPGGDFLIKVFQGEGFDVYHKDIRKLFDKVQMRKPLSSRDRSREQYLLGRGFRGIEGSASDERL
- the carA gene encoding glutamine-hydrolyzing carbamoyl-phosphate synthase small subunit — translated: MTKPAILALADGSIFRGEAIGADGQTVGEVVFNTAMTGYQEILTDPSYAQQIVTLTYPHIGNTGTTPEDAESDRVWAAGLVIRDLPLVASNWRNKMPLDEYLKANKTVAIAGIDTRRLTRILREKGAQNGCIMAGDNISEEAAIAAARGFPGLKGMDLAKDVSTKETYEWRSTVWNLQSDSSPEVAAADLKYHVVAWDYGVKLNILRMLVERGCRVTVVPAQTPASEVLALKPDGIFLSNGPGDPEPCDYAIQAIKDVLETDIPVFGICLGHQLLALASGARTIKMDLGHHGANHPVQDLDTGVVMITSQNHGFAVDEATLPSNVRAIHKSLFDGSLQGIERTDKDAFSFQGHPEASPGPTDVAPLFDRFITAMDKRR
- the greA gene encoding transcription elongation factor GreA; its protein translation is MIKYPMTVQGARALEEEHAHLTKVVRPKLSQDIGTARELGDLKENAEYHAAREQQGMVEARIRDIEGRIQNQVIIDVTTIAHTGKVIFGTTVEIANVETDERVTYHIVGEDEADFKLGKISVGSPLARALIGKEEGDVVSVKTPSGVIEYEIVEVRHV
- the dapB gene encoding 4-hydroxy-tetrahydrodipicolinate reductase, with the protein product MRRIAVMGAAGRMGKNLIDAVQDRAPLTGLTAAIVRPGSTMIGADAGELASLGRIGVQLTSSLEQVADEFDVLIDFTLPDVMLKNLAFCRQAGKAMVIGTTGLSVEQKHLLVEASRDIPVVFASNFSVGVNLSFKLLDLAARVMGEDADIEIIEAHHRNKVDAPSGTAVSMGEVVANALGRDLSKVAVYGREGYTGVREREAIGFATVRGGDVVGDHTVLFAAEGERLEITHKASSRMTFAKGAVRAALWLDGKAPGLYDMQDVLDLR
- the carB gene encoding carbamoyl-phosphate synthase large subunit, which gives rise to MPKRTDIKSILILGAGPIVIGQACEFDYSGAQACKALREEGYRVILVNSNPATIMTDPDMADATYIEPIKWATVAKIIEKERPDALLPTMGGQTALNCALDLEREGVLEKFGVEMIGANADTIDKAEDRSRFDKAMKSIGLACPRSGIAHSMEEANVVLEKLGFPCIIRPSFTMGGTGGGIAYNREEFEEICARGLDLSPTKELLIDESLIGWKEYEMEVVRDKKDNCIIVCSIENFDPMGVHTGDSITVAPAQTLTDKEYQILRNASLAVLREIGVETGGSNVQFGICPDTGRMVVIEMNPRVSRSSALASKATGFPIARVAAKLAVGYTLDELQNEITGGKTPASFEPSIDYVVTKLPRFAFEKFPKADARLTTQMKSVGEVMAIGRTFQESLQKALRGLEVGVSGLDPKLDLSNPESMSILKRELTVPGAERIWYVADAFRAGMTVEQIFGMNMIDPWFLVQIEDLIKDEEKVKTLGLSAIDRDLMYRLKRKGFSDARLAKLLGVTEKNLRTHRHKLDVLPVYKRVDTCAAEFATDTAYMYSTYEEECEANPTNRDKIMILGGGPNRIGQGIEFDYCCVHAALALREDGYETIMVNCNPETVSTDYDTSDRLYFEPVTLEDVLEIVRVEKPKGVIVQYGGQTPLKLARALEAAGVPIIGTSPDAIDRAEDRERFQQMVERLNLRQPPNATVRSEDEAIRAAAKIGYPLVVRPSYVLGGRAMEIVYEEDELKRYLREAVQVSNDSPVLLDHFLNCAIEMDVDAVCDGTDVVIGAIMQHIEQAGVHSGDSACSLPPYSLPAHIQDEMREQVKKMALELGVVGLMNVQLALQGEDIYVIEVNPRASRTVPFVSKCIGVSLAMIAARVMAGKTLKELGFTKEIIPNFYSVKEAVFPFAKFPGVDPILGPEMKSTGEVMGVGDTFGEAFAKAQMGASEVLPTGGTAFISVRDDDKPLVAGVARSLIELGFDIVATAGTARLIEEAGLKVRRVNKVTEGRPHVVDMIKNDEVTLIINTTEGRQSIADSYSIRRNALQHKIYCTTTIAAGEAICEALKFGPEKTVRRLQDLHAGLKA